The genomic window agagagttgggattgttcagcctggaaaagagaaggcttcagggtgacctaattgtgaccTTCCAGTAACTAAACCAAGTCtagaagaaagatggagagagactttctAAAAGgtatgtagtgacaggacaggaggTTTCAAATTGAAagacagtaggtttagattaggtattagggagaaattctttactgtgagggtagtgaggcactggcacgGATTGCCCAGAGcagttgtggatgcctcatctcTGAACAGTAtttaaggccaggctggacagagctctgagcaacctcgtctagtgggaggtgtccctgcacagagcagggagttgatcttgaggtcccttccagctcaatCCATTTCATCATTCTATAAGTAAAGAAAGTGTGCACACAGGACAATGGTCTCTAACTCCAAAAGTTCAATTTTCTAACTAGGTTAAAAATGGACTCAGATAGAACAATGGAGAGCACTGAAAGGCTACGTATTAATTCTCATACACAAAAAGTAAGAATTATTTCTTGCAGCCTTTGACAGGCAggattaggaaaaaataattttaaaatcaaatggAATTGGAATTTTGAGTGACATGAAAATAAGAACAAGATGGCAGACAATGCATTAAGGATGATGCAGATTAAAAGCCATGTTTTGAAGTGAAAGTCTGAGAACTCTCTATGAATTCAAGAACGATTTTTAAGTTTGTGCCAGAAGATGAATCTGTAGCAAAAAAAGGAAGCTCTACAAGACTCTGCAAGAAAGCAACTGAGTTACCAAAGGCATGGTATTTCAGGataaagggaaggaaagaacaaGTAAAACTTAAGTGAACCCCACAGAAAAAGCCTGAAGTAATGAACAACAGCCTCAGCAAAATACAGTGAAAAGCAAGGAGGTAATCAAAAGAAGACAcagatggaaaacaaaagtGGAATAACACTTCAAAAGCAGCATAGCTGATAGTGAGAATGCAgctgacagagaaaaagaaatgaagtacTGAATCTGAACCTTAGCTGGGAAGAGATCACCATAAACATTGATTACAACTGTAGCAGAGCACAATTGAAGCCACAGTGGAGGACAAGAGTCCCAGACAATGCCCTCAAAAGAATTTTGagatgaaaaaagagaaaggaaattaagaGGTAGTTGCAAAGGCAAGAGAGGCCACAGGCATTTTGtacacttctctttttttaaaaaaaaaaagagaaacatgtCTACAGGCattaggaggaaaaagaaaagataggAGTTGAGCAAGTGATTTAAAGGAAAGAGGTagagaaaaaggacaaaaagttcaaggaaaataaggaaatgaTCTTGTATGTTGCCATAAGAGTTAagaataggaagaaaaatattctgcttgttgagaaaattattttaacagttGGAAGAAACTGATAAAGGGCAGGCCAAAGCGTATTCAATCAGAAAGTCATCAAGATCCCATGCAGAGAAAGAACTAGATGTCAAACATGCAAAACCCATATAAAAGTGTGGATGACGGGCTGCTATTTAACAAGGTTGATTAGAGCCTCTCAGCACAGTCTGTTCCTGCAGGGCTTATGTCCTTTGCAGGTACAGGAACACAAGGACCACTGGAAGGCAACTCAGGTGGTTCAAGAACCTGCAGAGGAGGCACTTGCTATTGGGAAAACCAGAATTATAAATGAAAGACACACCCTAGAAACAGTAAGAAGGGAAAATCAGGCTGGAGAGATCCAAACTCAGCATACTGGTGAACTATAAGATGTATGAAAGCATGGCCACATTGCAAGTAGAATCCAAAAGGTGGTGGAGAGTCTGAAAGAAGCTTTGCAATTATCAGAGATAAGAAATTCAGCAGTTGGATCAGAACAAGCACACAGGCTTTAATCAGAGCTCGATGAAAACCAAATGAAATTAACTGACTATGTTTAATGAGAGGCTAGAAACAAGAATGCAAGCCAAATCAAGTTAGGGCAAAGAAGCATGTAATGACTGTCAAAGAATGTTCAGAACAAACTTGAAGAGAAAAAGCTCATAGGGAGGAAACAATCATGCTGTATGTGACAatacagaagaaagaagataaaaattggACCCAACACTATGTGTAGAAAAGGGAGAATCtgaaggaaacaggaaaaagtagTTCCATGTCTCTTCCATCGTCTGACCCAGGACAGAGCACAATACAAAAAAGATAACTGTAAATAAAGGGATGCAGGATACTGATGATGGCAAAGCAAGCCACCTAACCATGGTTTTAAAGCATCAGCTTCTGCCTCAGGAAGTAAGGAACAGTGAGTAGCTCCATCCACAACCAGGTGGCTGTGAATAAAGTTCTTCCTTTGTCTCTGCTTTAATTCTATCTACTTCTTCTCACTCATTGTATACTTGCACTCTGGAGAAAGTCAGTTACCAGTACCATTTGTGGTGTAATTAATATTGAATTCATCAATACTAAACCCATCCACATGTCACTCACCGCTTACAGACTCTGTAATTCTGCTCTATCCACCTTATTTCGTAAGGGCAGTAAATTCTCCTGCAGTTATGCAATTTATGTATTACAGGTGCAAAATAACTGACACTGGAAGGGACCCTGCTGAAAGCAGAGCCAACTTCAAAGCTAGACACAACTTCAGGTGTCAAGTGCATTGCTTAGGGCCTTGTCCAGTGAATCTCCAAAACCAGGGAattccacagcttttctgccaTTTCTCCTCCCTCAAACCAATGTTTGAGTCACTGAAATTTTCTGCCTAACTGAACTGGAATTTTCTTTGATGCAATTTGTGTATGCTGCCACTCGTCCTTTCACTGTATGACTCCAAGAAGAGCCCTAGGGAACATTAAGTATCTAGCAGGATAGAGTAAAGAGTGGAAAAAAGATCACTGTAGCCACGAGAAAGCCTTTGGACATCCAGAACTTTTCCCAGGTAATGAGCATCCAGCTTTTTGAAGTCCAAAAAATCTGTCTGATGAGATGTGGCAGAGATATAAAGGAGGCCATCAAAAGGACATCACTAGAGATTTATTTAAGATAAAAAATGATTGTTTAGGACACAAGAGAAGATCAAAGTGGTATATATATTGCAAATGAAAGAATTTTGTATAGCAAGGTCAGGTACTCACCATCTCTCTTGCAATCTCCACAGCTTCCTGCAGCCCATAGAGCCTGCCACAGACCAGGTAGATCCCATTGGCCCAGAGAATACAACCCTCATGGACCCAAAATTCATTGCTGTCAAGAGGTAGTTCAGGAATTTGTAACTCCAGCTCAGTGCCACCTTCTGAAGTGGGCATAGAGGGTTTTGAGTCCAAAGGAGTCTTTTcaccaccactgccaccatCAGTGGTTGCTTTTTTACAAGAAGCTCCCCTTGAAAGTGACCGAGAGGCCCCACTACAGTCCTCAGAGCGGTGCCGCCTCTTAAAGCGGGGATGAGCAGCCAGGCTTCTTTGTTCCTTCTGTTGTTgctgttcctcctcctcttccgTATCTGTCTTGGAACCATTAGAAGCACTTTTGTGCCGTACCTTGACCttgctctgcatttctgtggCCCTCTTTGGAGGTGGGTTCTTGGGCAGGGTAGCTGCATAATCCTGGGGGTAGAAAGGACCGAAGAGGTCTCCCATGTTACGGTAGCTGGCCCACTTGCCACACAGGCAGCAAACGAGATGCCCTAAGACAGAAGACTCTGTTACCACAGGGCCTTGCAGCATGAAAGTTGAGGTGGGCAGCACTTTGCTCTCCGCATTGCTAGGAGGGGGTGTTGAAGATCTCTGTCCTTTCCGACCCCTCACCAGTTtgttctgctcctcttcctccgCATTTATGATTGTACACACAGCGCCtaattcacacttgtttaccACATGGATATAAGGGAAAAAGGACTTATTCTTTGAGTCAGTTTTATCTACAGACTGGGTAGCATACTTAAGCTTGATCTCTGGTTCTTGAGGCTCCACAATTGGAGCAGCCCTTCTAGGCTTCCGCTTccgtggctgtgctgcaggttttcgcctctccctcctctgcctcttgGGCTTTGGCTCACCAGCACCCACCCCCTCTGCAGACTGTGGTGGGACTGGAGGGGGTGGCGGGGGcgggggcagctgctgctgctgctgctgttgttgttgctgctgcttcttctgctTGTTCACGCTGCCAATTGGcctcccctttttctttccagagggGAAATATCCCTTTGGAGGGAAACCATCTGGCTTGGGTGAAATGTTTGTCACATCTCCATCTTTTTCCTCAGACTTTGGATTTGGTTCAGAAATAAACACACTGGAAGGGGAAATTGTTTTTGAGTCAGAAAAGGTCAGACTTCCAGCTCCACCTGCAGATCCATCAGACCTTCCCTGACCACCTGACTTCTGagaaggtggtggtggtgcaCTGGATCCTGCTCCTTCTTTACCAACACTGGCAGCTTCAGGgagttcttttttgtttttatcatcCTCACTGCTTTGCCACTCTTCTGAGGATCTTGGAAGAGTTTTTTCACCAGCTGCATCCTGGCTTGCCTGCCCCACTTGATCTGacatctctccttttctcttctcaGCCTCCAGTCCATGTCCAGCCACATTTCCTCCTTCAGGTCCACTCTTAAGGGACAGAATGTCATCAAGAGTGACAGTATCTGGACCAGTTTCAGCATTGTTGGTAGAAACGCTTCTCCTAATATTAGGAGATGTAATTTTTTGAACAATAGCTTCCAGTTTTAATCCCCGCCCCTTTCTTGGGGGCAGTATCTTGGTCTTAGCCGGGCTTGTGAGGGAAACAGCAGGACAATTCCTATTATCAGGACTGGGCAGGTCCTTGAAGGAATCTCCCTTCGCAACTGACTTGCCAGCATCTTGGCTTTGAGATGAATGGGCATAGGAGTTGTACGCTTTATCCGCTCCTTCTTTTGCTGCAGTCATCAGTCGCCCTTTATCCTCACTGCCACTGTTCTTCATATCATGTGGCTGTCTTTTTGTAGGGATAGGTGAGATGAAAGAACGGACTCTCCTCCTCATAATTAATGGATTTTGAGGAGACTGGTCTTCCTGGCCAGGGAGCCTGAGCATAGCATTGCTAGGCTTGGGCAAATCTGTAGATTCCTCTCGACGATGCCCATCGCTTTCTTGAGGGCAAAATCTTTTTTGGTTGGCTGCTCCAAGAGGACCACTGCTTTTGGCAGGAGAAGTTTGCCGAGAGAGGTCCCAGCCAGATTCGTGATGCTGCAACTTGGGGTTGCCATGTTTCAGTTCGGTGCATTTGCTCTGAGTGCCATCACTGCCCATAACACAGCGTCCGGCCTCCTGGCTTCCAGTATCGTGGTAAGAGCTAGCCTGAAGGTAGATCATTCCATCCTTGTCATTTTTTAAGGGACTCCTTACTCTTTCCAGGAACTGCTGTTGTCTGGGGCTCTTCCTTGCTCcttcctgcctgtgctgagctgcagcaatcACACCCTGAGCAGCGCTGCTTGCCCAATCTTTGTATTCTTCTTGCTGTTGCTGGTATATCTGTCTCTTGTAATGGTACTGGGAATTCAAACCTTGGTTGGGGTCACCAAAAGCATGAGGTCTAGCATTGGTGTGGTATGCTGAAGCCAGAGATGGCCCTTCTGAATTCTGAGGGTAAACAGAATGCAAGGAGCCCCTGCTAACTCTTTCAGATAAGGTCATGTGTGGGTTCATGTGATGTAGATCTGTCCCTGGGCCTCTGCTTCTGCCTGGTGACATTTTCAGCTTATCAGCAAGATCCTGATACTGAGAAGGTGATTTACCCCTTCCACTTCTGCCAGGTCCTCGTCTCATCTGTGTCGATCTGCTGTCCTGCTGGGGAATGTAATCTGGAACAGCATCAGAgactgcagctccagggctggcatTGCCTCGGAAAGATTCATGCTTGATGCCAGTGGGATGGCAATGGTCTcctgtttttttattattgagaCTAACTGAGCTCTTTGACTGCTCAAAATCTTCTTCCTTTATTTGCCCACTGTGAGCTTTCATCTTTGTTTCCATGGATACTAAACCACCAGGGAGTATTACTGACTGGCTCAAGCCAGGGGCAAGACGTTCACTCCTTCCACTTCTGGCCTCAGGACCCATGTGACCCATAGGGTGAGGGCCAGGATCTCTTACAAGCTGTCTTAATGGCGATATATCACAGATCACTGATCTCCTCTCTGAGAGTGTCCCCCCTTCATGGGCAGAAGCCTGAGACTCCACATCAAACTTCCTAGCAATAGGGTAATCAGCTAAATTTATCTGCTTCATGTCTG from Pithys albifrons albifrons isolate INPA30051 chromosome 3, PitAlb_v1, whole genome shotgun sequence includes these protein-coding regions:
- the TCF20 gene encoding transcription factor 20 isoform X2, giving the protein MQSFREQSSYHGNQQSYPQEVHASSRLEEFSPRQQAQMFQSFGGGTGSGRRGATGASTAMPGESSGHQSYQGFRKEAGEFYYMAANKDPVVSGGQQPPQRRPSGPVQSYGPPQGSSFGSQYGSEGHVGQFQTQHSTLGGVSHYQQDYTGPFSPGSAQYQQQASSQQQQVQQLRQQIYQSHQPLPQASSQSASSTSHLQPMQRPSTLPSSASGYQLRVGQFSQHYQPPSSSSSSSFPSPQRFGQSGQNYDGSYNVNSGSQYEGHAVGSNAQAYGTQSNYSFQTQPMKSFEQSKLPQSGQQGQQQQHQPQHVMQYSNAATKLSLQSQVGQYSQTEVPVRSPMQFHQNFSPISNPSPAASVVQSPSCSSTPSPLMPGGENLQCGQGNMSMGSRNRILQMMPQLSPTPSMMPSPNAHAGGFKGFGLEGLQEKRLTDPGLSSLSALSSQVANLPNTVQHMLLSDALAPQKKGSKRSSSSKKADSCTNSEGSSQAEEQLKSPMAESLDGGCSSSSEDHGERVRQLSGQSTSSDTTYKGGNLERPNSSPAQGSQNEPSKLSSSPAAREDVASPEGKEAVVAVENAPKVNEKAVGVIVSREAMTGRVEKSGGQDKPAQDDAPTGTQAPASASAAKEAGHAGTQPETQGGSKGSKSGDNTNHNGEGNSQPGHAVVGPNFPARTESSKSPGSLRYSYKDNIAAGIQRNIGGFPQYPGQEKGDFPGHSERKGRNEKFPSLLQEVLQGYHHHPDRRYSRNTQEHSGMAGSLEGAMRPNVLISQTNELTNRGLLNKSMGSLLEGPHWGPWDRKSGSAASDMKQINLADYPIARKFDVESQASAHEGGTLSERRSVICDISPLRQLVRDPGPHPMGHMGPEARSGRSERLAPGLSQSVILPGGLVSMETKMKAHSGQIKEEDFEQSKSSVSLNNKKTGDHCHPTGIKHESFRGNASPGAAVSDAVPDYIPQQDSRSTQMRRGPGRSGRGKSPSQYQDLADKLKMSPGRSRGPGTDLHHMNPHMTLSERVSRGSLHSVYPQNSEGPSLASAYHTNARPHAFGDPNQGLNSQYHYKRQIYQQQQEEYKDWASSAAQGVIAAAQHRQEGARKSPRQQQFLERVRSPLKNDKDGMIYLQASSYHDTGSQEAGRCVMGSDGTQSKCTELKHGNPKLQHHESGWDLSRQTSPAKSSGPLGAANQKRFCPQESDGHRREESTDLPKPSNAMLRLPGQEDQSPQNPLIMRRRVRSFISPIPTKRQPHDMKNSGSEDKGRLMTAAKEGADKAYNSYAHSSQSQDAGKSVAKGDSFKDLPSPDNRNCPAVSLTSPAKTKILPPRKGRGLKLEAIVQKITSPNIRRSVSTNNAETGPDTVTLDDILSLKSGPEGGNVAGHGLEAEKRKGEMSDQVGQASQDAAGEKTLPRSSEEWQSSEDDKNKKELPEAASVGKEGAGSSAPPPPSQKSGGQGRSDGSAGGAGSLTFSDSKTISPSSVFISEPNPKSEEKDGDVTNISPKPDGFPPKGYFPSGKKKGRPIGSVNKQKKQQQQQQQQQQQLPPPPPPPPVPPQSAEGVGAGEPKPKRQRRERRKPAAQPRKRKPRRAAPIVEPQEPEIKLKYATQSVDKTDSKNKSFFPYIHVVNKCELGAVCTIINAEEEEQNKLVRGRKGQRSSTPPPSNAESKVLPTSTFMLQGPVVTESSVLGHLVCCLCGKWASYRNMGDLFGPFYPQDYAATLPKNPPPKRATEMQSKVKVRHKSASNGSKTDTEEEEEQQQQKEQRSLAAHPRFKRRHRSEDCSGASRSLSRGASCKKATTDGGSGGEKTPLDSKPSMPTSEGGTELELQIPELPLDSNEFWVHEGCILWANGIYLVCGRLYGLQEAVEIAREMKCSHCQEPGATLGCYNKGCSFRYHYPCAIDADCLLNEENFSVRCPKHKVRLLR
- the TCF20 gene encoding transcription factor 20 isoform X1; its protein translation is MQSFREQSSYHGNQQSYPQEVHASSRLEEFSPRQQAQMFQSFGGGTGSGRRGATGASTAMPGESSGHQSYQGFRKEAGEFYYMAANKDPVVSGGQQPPQRRPSGPVQSYGPPQGSSFGSQYGSEGHVGQFQTQHSTLGGVSHYQQDYTGPFSPGSAQYQQQASSQQQQVQQLRQQIYQSHQPLPQASSQSASSTSHLQPMQRPSTLPSSASGYQLRVGQFSQHYQPPSSSSSSSFPSPQRFGQSGQNYDGSYNVNSGSQYEGHAVGSNAQAYGTQSNYSFQTQPMKSFEQSKLPQSGQQGQQQQHQPQHVMQYSNAATKLSLQSQVGQYSQTEVPVRSPMQFHQNFSPISNPSPAASVVQSPSCSSTPSPLMPGGENLQCGQGNMSMGSRNRILQMMPQLSPTPSMMPSPNAHAGGFKGFGLEGLQEKRLTDPGLSSLSALSSQVANLPNTVQHMLLSDALAPQKKGSKRSSSSKKADSCTNSEGSSQAEEQLKSPMAESLDGGCSSSSEDHGERVRQLSGQSTSSDTTYKGGNLERPNSSPAQGSQNEPSKLSSSPAAREDVASPEGKEAVVAVENAPKVNEKAVGVIVSREAMTGRVEKSGGQDKPAQDDAPTGTQAPASASAAKEAGHAGTQPETQGGSKGSKSGDNTNHNGEGNSQPGHAVVGPNFPARTESSKSPGSLRYSYKDNIAAGIQRNIGGFPQYPGQEKGDFPGHSERKGRNEKFPSLLQEVLQGYHHHPDRRYSRNTQEHSGMAGSLEGAMRPNVLISQTNELTNRGLLNKSMGSLLEGPHWGPWDRKSGSAASDMKQINLADYPIARKFDVESQASAHEGGTLSERRSVICDISPLRQLVRDPGPHPMGHMGPEARSGRSERLAPGLSQSVILPGGLVSMETKMKAHSGQIKEEDFEQSKSSVSLNNKKTGDHCHPTGIKHESFRGNASPGAAVSDAVPDYIPQQDSRSTQMRRGPGRSGRGKSPSQYQDLADKLKMSPGRSRGPGTDLHHMNPHMTLSERVSRGSLHSVYPQNSEGPSLASAYHTNARPHAFGDPNQGLNSQYHYKRQIYQQQQEEYKDWASSAAQGVIAAAQHRQEGARKSPRQQQFLERVRSPLKNDKDGMIYLQASSYHDTGSQEAGRCVMGSDGTQSKCTELKHGNPKLQHHESGWDLSRQTSPAKSSGPLGAANQKRFCPQESDGHRREESTDLPKPSNAMLRLPGQEDQSPQNPLIMRRRVRSFISPIPTKRQPHDMKNSGSEDKGRLMTAAKEGADKAYNSYAHSSQSQDAGKSVAKGDSFKDLPSPDNRNCPAVSLTSPAKTKILPPRKGRGLKLEAIVQKITSPNIRRSVSTNNAETGPDTVTLDDILSLKSGPEGGNVAGHGLEAEKRKGEMSDQVGQASQDAAGEKTLPRSSEEWQSSEDDKNKKELPEAASVGKEGAGSSAPPPPSQKSGGQGRSDGSAGGAGSLTFSDSKTISPSSVFISEPNPKSEEKDGDVTNISPKPDGFPPKGYFPSGKKKGRPIGSVNKQKKQQQQQQQQQQQLPPPPPPPPVPPQSAEGVGAGEPKPKRQRRERRKPAAQPRKRKPRRAAPIVEPQEPEIKLKYATQSVDKTDSKNKSFFPYIHVVNKCELGAVCTIINAEEEEQNKLVRGRKGQRSSTPPPSNAESKVLPTSTFMLQGPVVTESSVLGHLVCCLCGKWASYRNMGDLFGPFYPQDYAATLPKNPPPKRATEMQSKVKVRHKSASNGSKTDTEEEEEQQQQKEQRSLAAHPRFKRRHRSEDCSGASRSLSRGASCKKATTDGGSGGEKTPLDSKPSMPTSEGGTELELQIPELPLDSNEFWVHEGCILWANGIYLVCGRLYGLQEAVEIAREMKCSHCQEPGATLGCYNKGCSFRYHYPCAIDADCLLNEENFSVRCPKHKPLLPCSLPSLQNKMVKGSLSTEQSERG